The following are encoded together in the Deltaproteobacteria bacterium genome:
- a CDS encoding site-specific DNA-methyltransferase, with amino-acid sequence MAKQVRRVGGSRRRPTPTAAGDGPVREYRHDSKRKNIPPAGLAAQGVVREAPKLHFGYNPHLPPVLRFDPEAVPDQLPELLEVARTRARTAEEARMLADGLRHHEPWLEWAGKREKKGFEVEPVALHIHERVATQAILSVAARQDVQRDFFADPQLEYRKAIQFYQHDVDWTNRMILGDSLQVMASLARREDLAGKVQMIYMDPPYGIKFASNFQPEIGKRDVKDKATDLTREPEMVKAYRDTWTLGVHSYLSYLRDRMILCRELLADTGTIFVQISDENLHRVRCVMDEVFGPANLVCLISFATSGGRAAAQLPVTSNYLLWYARDILIMKFRRLFQGKDRGGTGSGEFSWVTLKDGQCRRTTAGENADLSLLPTDFELCIPSDLTSSHEYIRDEVPYEGQTFQPGKRYWSTSVAGMLRLGNAGRLIVQGRTLRFKRLFSDFPYSEYDNTWTDTAARGFFEEKIYTVQTSARIIERCMLMTTDPGDLVLDPTCGSGTTAHVAEQWARRWVTIDTSRVALALARQRLLTARFDYYKLRRINGDDLRRNKDGPWLTDNAGILNGPCTFDCKTVPHVTLKSIAQNVALDAIFKRHQPVLDAKLHALNAALKKTTPELRSTLSAKLAAKERIEGRRAVSDADRRRWLLPKTEWREWEVPFDVDEAWPAELKTALAEYRAAWRAKMDEVNACIAANAEQEELVDQPQIERGVVRVAGPFTMEAVMPAEESLDEPTPIGGEPEVLQTFGAADSGGAAPANEPANAEAYLDKMLRLLRADGVRFPNNKVAKFSRLEPFQGEFLHGEGDWSAGNGERRVAVSIGPQFGPVTAYQVENALRQAHRRGFDDLVFAGFSFDGSAQGAIQDDPDLKVRCHLAHIRPDVNMGDLLKETPNSQLFTVFGMPRTDLRKLKDGMFEIEMQGVDIYNPVENTLLPTNADKVAAWFLDTDYDGRTFCITQAFFPDKSAWDKLARALKGVIDEERFAALSGTVSLPFPAGEHRRVAVKVIDPRGNEVMRVHRLPGGKGEARYVGE; translated from the coding sequence ATGGCCAAGCAGGTGCGCAGAGTTGGTGGCAGCCGCAGGCGCCCGACGCCGACCGCGGCGGGGGACGGGCCGGTTCGCGAGTACCGCCACGACTCGAAGCGCAAGAACATTCCACCCGCGGGGTTGGCGGCGCAGGGGGTGGTGCGTGAGGCGCCGAAGTTGCACTTCGGCTACAACCCGCACCTGCCGCCGGTGCTGCGCTTCGATCCGGAGGCGGTGCCGGATCAGTTGCCGGAGCTGCTGGAGGTCGCGCGCACGCGGGCGCGCACGGCCGAGGAAGCGCGGATGCTCGCCGATGGATTGCGCCACCACGAGCCGTGGCTGGAGTGGGCGGGCAAGCGCGAGAAGAAGGGCTTCGAGGTCGAGCCGGTCGCCCTCCACATCCACGAGCGCGTCGCCACGCAGGCGATCCTGAGCGTCGCGGCGCGCCAGGACGTGCAGCGCGATTTCTTCGCCGATCCGCAGCTCGAATACCGCAAGGCGATTCAGTTCTACCAACACGACGTCGACTGGACGAACCGCATGATCCTCGGCGACTCGCTGCAAGTGATGGCCAGCCTCGCCCGCCGCGAAGACCTCGCCGGCAAGGTCCAGATGATCTACATGGACCCGCCCTACGGCATCAAGTTCGCGTCCAACTTCCAACCCGAGATCGGCAAGCGCGACGTGAAGGACAAAGCCACCGACCTCACGCGCGAGCCCGAGATGGTGAAGGCGTATCGCGACACGTGGACGCTGGGCGTACATTCCTATCTCTCGTATTTGCGCGACCGCATGATTCTGTGCCGGGAGTTACTGGCAGATACGGGCACCATCTTCGTGCAAATCTCGGACGAGAATCTGCACCGCGTCCGCTGCGTGATGGACGAAGTGTTCGGGCCCGCGAATCTAGTCTGCCTTATTTCATTCGCAACAAGCGGTGGCCGCGCCGCGGCTCAACTGCCCGTGACTTCGAACTACCTGCTTTGGTACGCCAGGGACATCTTGATCATGAAATTTCGACGCCTGTTTCAGGGAAAAGACCGGGGAGGAACGGGCTCTGGGGAATTCTCTTGGGTGACCCTGAAAGACGGACAGTGCAGGAGAACGACCGCAGGAGAAAATGCGGACCTTTCACTGCTTCCGACAGACTTCGAGCTGTGCATCCCAAGCGACCTCACATCTTCTCACGAGTACATCCGAGACGAAGTCCCTTATGAGGGGCAGACGTTCCAGCCAGGCAAGAGGTATTGGTCAACCTCCGTGGCAGGCATGCTTCGACTTGGTAATGCGGGGAGACTGATCGTGCAAGGCCGCACCCTTCGCTTCAAGCGGTTGTTCTCCGATTTCCCGTATAGCGAGTACGACAACACATGGACGGATACCGCGGCGCGTGGTTTCTTTGAGGAGAAGATTTACACGGTACAAACCAGCGCCCGAATCATCGAGCGCTGCATGCTGATGACCACTGACCCCGGAGACCTCGTCCTTGACCCGACTTGCGGGAGCGGCACAACTGCGCACGTCGCAGAACAATGGGCGAGACGCTGGGTGACGATCGACACCAGCCGGGTGGCACTAGCATTGGCGCGCCAGCGGCTGCTGACGGCGCGCTTCGACTACTACAAGTTGCGGCGGATCAACGGCGACGATCTGCGGCGCAACAAAGATGGCCCGTGGCTGACGGATAACGCCGGCATCCTCAACGGCCCGTGCACGTTCGACTGCAAGACCGTTCCGCACGTCACGCTCAAGAGCATCGCGCAGAACGTTGCGCTCGATGCAATCTTCAAGCGGCATCAACCGGTCCTCGACGCGAAGTTGCATGCGCTCAACGCCGCGCTGAAGAAGACAACGCCTGAGCTGCGCTCGACGCTGAGCGCGAAGCTGGCGGCGAAAGAACGGATCGAGGGCCGGCGCGCGGTGAGCGACGCGGATCGCCGCCGCTGGCTGTTGCCGAAGACCGAGTGGCGCGAATGGGAGGTTCCGTTCGATGTCGACGAGGCGTGGCCGGCGGAGCTGAAGACGGCGCTCGCCGAGTACCGCGCGGCGTGGCGCGCGAAGATGGACGAGGTGAACGCCTGCATCGCCGCCAACGCCGAGCAGGAGGAGTTGGTCGATCAGCCGCAGATCGAGCGCGGCGTCGTGCGCGTCGCCGGTCCGTTCACGATGGAAGCCGTGATGCCGGCCGAGGAGTCGCTCGACGAGCCGACTCCCATCGGCGGCGAACCGGAAGTGCTGCAGACGTTCGGAGCGGCTGACTCCGGCGGCGCGGCACCCGCCAACGAACCGGCGAACGCCGAAGCGTACCTCGACAAGATGTTACGCCTACTGCGCGCCGACGGCGTGCGCTTCCCGAACAACAAGGTTGCCAAGTTCAGCCGCCTCGAACCGTTTCAGGGCGAGTTCCTGCACGGCGAAGGCGACTGGAGCGCAGGAAACGGCGAGCGTCGTGTGGCGGTGTCGATCGGCCCGCAGTTCGGGCCGGTGACCGCCTACCAGGTCGAGAACGCGTTGCGGCAAGCACACCGCCGCGGCTTCGATGACCTCGTCTTCGCCGGCTTCAGCTTCGACGGCTCGGCGCAGGGCGCGATCCAAGACGATCCGGATCTGAAGGTGCGCTGTCACCTCGCGCACATCCGCCCCGACGTGAACATGGGCGATCTGCTCAAGGAGACGCCGAACAGCCAGCTCTTCACCGTCTTCGGCATGCCGCGCACCGATTTGCGCAAGCTGAAGGACGGCATGTTCGAAATCGAGATGCAGGGCGTCGACATCTACAACCCGGTGGAGAACACGCTGCTGCCCACCAATGCCGACAAGGTCGCCGCGTGGTTCCTCGACACCGACTACGACGGGCGCACGTTCTGCATCACGCAGGCGTTCTTCCCCGACAAGAGCGCCTGGGACAAGCTGGCGCGTGCGCTCAAAGGCGTCATCGATGAAGAGCGTTTCGCCGCGCTCAGCGGGACGGTATCGCTGCCATTCCCGGCCGGCGAGCATCGGCGCGTCGCGGTAAAGGTGATCGACCCGCGCGGCAACGAAGTGATGCGCGTGCATCGGCTGCCGGGCGGAAAGGGAGAGGCGCGCTATGTGGGGGAGTGA
- a CDS encoding type II toxin-antitoxin system MqsA family antitoxin, which produces MAAFKCQVCGGETARSQLVSEVLDVGGRRVLVEHIPADICARCGKPAFSRETTERIRQLVHGAGRPARTVALDVFNLAQGPAPA; this is translated from the coding sequence ATGGCTGCGTTCAAGTGCCAGGTCTGCGGTGGCGAAACCGCCAGGAGCCAGCTCGTCAGCGAAGTGTTGGATGTTGGTGGCCGGCGGGTGCTGGTAGAACACATCCCGGCGGACATCTGCGCCCGTTGCGGAAAACCAGCCTTCTCGCGCGAGACCACCGAGCGTATCCGGCAACTGGTGCATGGCGCAGGCCGCCCGGCTCGGACAGTCGCGCTCGACGTCTTCAACCTGGCACAAGGCCCCGCGCCAGCATGA
- a CDS encoding S8 family peptidase, which produces MPETYPHLRLLREQPVNPRRPRLAPIRVAPPEDSRQFGANLQRSLQSARERTAQDVGGFDDRRLIKLELSAPIDPAEFQKLSREIEIVSQEDQAVVLAFATDAALAAFEARLATLVRGEMPTYRNLLFALKGFDHWTEDDRTGWALRQEGFPDASLFLLDAELWPVSRATGRDQSWQAFESWMREQGIEKLDAVKQAELVLYRLRINRDQATLLLRHRDVRTVDLPPRYGLGVALLQTDIKQLPPVPAPAANAPGVVVLDSGLATGHPLLAPAVGDAQSFVAGFGSDDQHGHGTHVAGLALYGDIEGALRTGALAPALRLFSGRILDADNANESKLIENQVDEAVRYFHREYGCRVFNLSYGDLRKPYLGQHVRGLAVTLDRLAREMRVLFVVPTGNFEGTDTVPADWREDYPRYLLRDDARLLDPAPALNVLTVGSIARWDATFNAQRYQGDPTEQPIARHDQPSPFTRSGPSVKNAIKPDLVAYGGNWAVNLRTANRWMVRQGLGELSTCKDFALGRLLAEEAGTSFAAPHVAHLAARILAEHLDADHNLLRALLVAHARWPEPCDGLLPDKDERIRVCGYGKVGESALERSTEQEVTLIANDTIPDRCHHFYEVPLPDAFFEGRQRSREITVALAHSPAVRTTRMAYKSCDIEFRLVWAEDLTAVTRMFNAATSREEYQRIAEAHGARVGSRRRGAGTVQADTWTVRRVTTQRRAQRLFLVVTRVDESWGREFTLSEEPYAIDVVLRDRENVEARLYAQIQARLRARAQARVRA; this is translated from the coding sequence GTGCCCGAGACCTACCCCCATTTGCGACTCCTCCGCGAGCAGCCGGTCAATCCGCGACGGCCTAGGCTGGCGCCCATTCGGGTCGCGCCACCTGAGGACTCCAGGCAATTCGGCGCCAATCTCCAACGAAGCCTTCAATCGGCTCGTGAGCGCACAGCACAGGATGTCGGCGGATTCGACGACCGGCGACTCATCAAGCTAGAGCTGAGCGCGCCAATCGACCCGGCCGAGTTCCAGAAGCTCTCACGCGAAATCGAGATCGTCAGCCAGGAGGACCAGGCCGTTGTCCTTGCTTTTGCGACGGATGCGGCGCTTGCGGCGTTCGAGGCGAGGCTTGCCACGCTCGTCCGTGGTGAGATGCCCACCTATCGCAATCTGTTGTTCGCACTTAAGGGGTTCGATCATTGGACGGAGGACGACCGCACGGGCTGGGCTTTGAGGCAGGAAGGCTTTCCCGATGCGAGCCTCTTCCTCCTCGATGCCGAACTCTGGCCGGTGTCGCGAGCGACGGGACGCGACCAGAGTTGGCAGGCCTTCGAGTCATGGATGCGAGAGCAAGGCATCGAAAAGCTGGATGCCGTGAAGCAGGCGGAGCTGGTGTTATACAGGCTCCGGATCAACCGCGACCAGGCCACGCTGCTGCTGCGCCACCGTGATGTGCGCACAGTTGATCTGCCGCCACGTTACGGTCTGGGGGTTGCCCTGTTGCAAACGGACATCAAACAGCTGCCGCCCGTTCCCGCACCGGCGGCGAACGCCCCAGGCGTTGTCGTGCTCGACAGCGGTCTGGCGACGGGACATCCGCTACTCGCCCCAGCAGTGGGCGATGCGCAGAGCTTTGTGGCGGGCTTCGGATCTGATGATCAGCATGGTCATGGCACCCATGTCGCCGGCCTCGCGCTCTATGGCGACATAGAAGGCGCGTTGCGCACGGGTGCGCTGGCGCCAGCGTTGCGTTTGTTCAGCGGGCGCATCCTCGATGCGGACAATGCCAACGAGTCGAAACTGATCGAAAACCAGGTGGATGAAGCAGTCCGCTACTTCCACCGCGAGTATGGCTGCCGGGTCTTCAACCTCTCGTACGGAGACCTGCGCAAGCCGTATCTCGGGCAACATGTGCGTGGCCTTGCGGTGACACTGGACCGACTCGCGCGAGAGATGCGCGTCCTGTTCGTGGTTCCGACCGGGAATTTCGAGGGTACCGACACCGTTCCTGCGGACTGGCGCGAGGACTACCCGCGCTACCTACTCAGGGACGATGCGAGGCTTCTCGACCCAGCGCCAGCGCTCAACGTCCTGACCGTGGGCAGCATCGCGCGTTGGGACGCGACCTTCAACGCCCAGCGGTATCAGGGCGATCCCACGGAACAGCCGATCGCCAGGCACGATCAACCGTCTCCCTTCACGCGTTCAGGACCCTCCGTGAAGAATGCGATCAAACCGGATCTCGTCGCTTATGGTGGGAACTGGGCTGTAAACCTGCGGACGGCCAACCGCTGGATGGTGCGGCAGGGGCTGGGTGAGCTATCAACGTGCAAGGACTTCGCTCTCGGCCGTTTGCTCGCCGAGGAAGCGGGGACGAGCTTCGCTGCGCCGCACGTTGCCCACCTCGCTGCGCGTATCCTCGCTGAGCACCTCGATGCAGACCACAACCTGCTGCGCGCCCTGCTCGTCGCACACGCGCGCTGGCCCGAGCCATGCGACGGGCTGTTGCCCGACAAGGACGAGCGCATACGCGTGTGCGGCTACGGCAAGGTGGGGGAATCGGCGCTTGAGCGCTCGACGGAACAGGAAGTAACCCTGATTGCCAACGATACGATTCCCGACCGCTGCCACCACTTCTATGAGGTGCCATTGCCGGATGCCTTCTTCGAAGGCCGACAACGCAGCCGGGAAATCACGGTTGCGCTGGCGCACAGCCCGGCGGTGCGCACGACTCGGATGGCATACAAGAGCTGCGATATCGAGTTTCGCCTCGTGTGGGCCGAAGACCTTACCGCCGTCACCCGTATGTTTAACGCAGCTACCTCGCGAGAGGAGTATCAGCGCATCGCGGAGGCCCACGGGGCACGTGTCGGCTCTCGGAGGCGTGGTGCGGGCACTGTCCAGGCGGATACGTGGACCGTGCGGCGCGTGACCACTCAACGGCGAGCGCAGCGACTGTTTCTGGTGGTCACGCGCGTTGACGAAAGCTGGGGTCGCGAGTTTACCCTAAGCGAGGAACCGTACGCGATCGACGTGGTGCTGCGTGACCGCGAGAACGTCGAGGCGAGGCTGTATGCACAAATCCAGGCACGGTTGCGCGCTCGTGCGCAGGCTCGTGTGCGCGCCTGA
- a CDS encoding ATP-binding protein, with amino-acid sequence MATGKLLRQLIKSGVEGNLEGFRSASEEVIKEERQKQHHLLANDLERLLYGRPKQIGHSLGGAMDKVPVDRERNLALIDLREPVRRRDDVVLSDETSSAVEEVLQEQHHQERLASYGLRAADRLLFYGPPGCGKTLTAEVIASELGLPLAIVRVDAVVSSYLGETAANLRKVFDFAAASAAVVLFDEFDALAKERADEAEHGELRRVVNAVLQMMDAYTGRSVLIAATNHERMLDVAVWRRFEEVLLFEPPNLEQLRRLLALKLRGVRREFEVEDAAATALFTGMAHADVERVLRRAIKDMVLAGHEFLTLRHLETAACRERPRQARTAGK; translated from the coding sequence ATGGCTACCGGTAAGCTCCTTCGCCAGCTCATCAAATCAGGAGTGGAGGGCAACCTGGAGGGCTTTCGCTCCGCCTCGGAGGAAGTGATCAAAGAAGAGCGGCAGAAACAGCATCATCTGCTCGCCAACGATTTGGAGCGGCTCCTGTACGGCCGGCCAAAGCAGATCGGTCACTCGCTCGGGGGTGCGATGGACAAGGTACCCGTCGATCGAGAGCGCAATCTGGCGCTGATCGACCTCCGTGAACCTGTGCGGCGGCGGGATGATGTCGTGCTCTCGGACGAGACAAGCTCCGCCGTCGAAGAGGTGCTTCAGGAGCAACATCACCAAGAGCGGCTCGCGAGCTATGGCCTGCGCGCCGCCGATCGCCTGCTGTTCTACGGTCCGCCGGGTTGCGGCAAGACCCTCACGGCCGAGGTGATCGCCTCTGAGCTGGGGCTGCCCCTCGCAATCGTGCGGGTGGACGCCGTGGTGTCGTCCTATCTCGGCGAGACGGCAGCCAACCTGCGCAAGGTTTTCGATTTCGCGGCGGCAAGCGCCGCCGTCGTGCTCTTCGATGAGTTCGACGCCCTGGCCAAGGAACGCGCGGACGAAGCGGAACACGGCGAACTACGGCGCGTGGTTAACGCCGTGCTCCAGATGATGGATGCCTACACCGGCCGTAGCGTGTTGATTGCCGCCACCAACCACGAACGCATGTTGGATGTGGCCGTCTGGCGGCGGTTCGAAGAGGTGCTGTTGTTCGAGCCGCCAAACCTTGAGCAACTGCGGCGGCTGCTGGCCTTGAAACTGCGTGGGGTACGGCGCGAGTTTGAGGTCGAGGATGCGGCGGCGACGGCTCTCTTTACCGGCATGGCGCATGCGGATGTGGAGCGGGTGCTCCGCCGGGCTATCAAGGACATGGTGCTGGCGGGGCATGAGTTCCTCACGCTGCGGCATCTGGAGACCGCGGCGTGCCGCGAGCGGCCGCGGCAGGCGCGCACCGCAGGGAAGTAA